The Setaria viridis chromosome 9, Setaria_viridis_v4.0, whole genome shotgun sequence sequence CCATCCCATTCGACATCCCCTTGATCATATAGCTCATAAGCCTCTTCACTTTCCCAATCATCCACCTAAATGAAACAGTAAATTAGAAAATCACATTCAGTTTCATATTCCCTCCCAATTCAGGACATCACAAAACACTGAAAGTACATATGTTCTAGGTAAAATCAATACCCTTGCAGAATAGCTTCCATGCCAAGCATCACCAGCTCCAAGGTCAAAAAAGCCATGCTCGGCAGGTGAAATGGCTGTATGCAATGCAGCAACCTCATCTTCACTGAGGCATCTTCCCCATAGAAAAGCATCCATGATCTGCATCTTTGAGTCTGAACCTTCACTATCTGACCTACCAAAGGCATCCAAGTCTATGGGTGGCCGAGCACCAACCCAAATATCGGTCCCAGGTTCCCAAATACCGTTAATTGTTGGCAATGGCAGCCCATTTTGATATCCATCATAAACTCCATCAATGAAAGAAGTCGCTTCACCTAGGTCGGCATCTATAGTTACAGTGACAAGGTGCCACCTGCAAATACACATAGCAGCTATAAGATCTTACTAGTAAAATAACAAAGGATCAGGTAGTGCCATGGCAAGTAAAAGACAAGAGGTTGGCGCTGCTTTTGATTTCATTTTCTATGCATGATACAATAGTAGTGAATAGGTGGTACCTGCCATCTGCAATGCTTAATGAACCAATATTCCACTCTTTAGCAACAGTAGTCATCCTTTCACCCTTAGTCACTAATCGAAGACCAACTTGTCCAGCTTCCATTCCCTGTTCTGATCCTGCCACTAAAATTTCCCAGCAAACCTTCTTTTGGAATTCACTTCCAAAAAGACACACTGGACCAGATACTGGTTGAACCATTACAGCAATGGACAAAGTAACTTTTTGACTTTGACAGAGGCATGAGTCAAGTTCTCCACAATGACGACCAGTACTCCTCGGTTCATCATCAAGTATGCATACAGTGCCTGGGATGCCAGTCTGTTCAACATTCATAACAAGTTAAGAGCTATAAAGACGGCATTCATAACAAGTTAGAGCTATAAAGATACCCAAGGATGTTTATGCCCAATTTGCACTCGAAAACTACACTTGTATAGCACTAAAATGATGGAAGTGTGTTTTATAACTCGACGAAATTTAGGGTAATAAAGAGATAGAACCTGTTCTGCTCGCCGAGACAATTGTGCCTTTCGTATGTGATTGGCTATCGAGGAGACCCTATCCCTTGCAAAAGAATCTTCCAGAGCAGAATCACCTCCAACAGCTCTGACAGCTGCCGCCATAGCTGCAGCATCCCTGCTTCCAGTATTAGGAATTGAAGAAAGCAATGATATTTCAAGTTCCTTCCATTTACGTTCCTCTCTCTCCAGCAATGCCCTCCGCCTTTctcttcccttcccttcttccTCTCGCCTTTGCATCAAGGCCTCCTCTTCCATTTCTTTTTCCCTTATGTAGCTGTAgacacaaataaaaaaattatattaatgGCCCCATGATGATTTTTGTAATATGCATCCTACATATAATCATGTTATAATTAGAAATAACAGAAAAAATACCTTTCTTGAATGAGCTCAAACTGCCTCCGATCTTCAGGCATCCATTTCTTAATTTCTTTGGCACTCAAGTCGGAAAGACCTATGCTATCCAAGAAGAGTCTTAGACGAACTTCATCCTGAAATAATAAAGAAATGCTTCACACCATTATCAATTGCTAACAAATCAGGGGGCTGAAAAGAATTTTAAAAGATACCAAGTTCATACCTGTATTTGTTCAGCTTTGGCAGTTAACCCAAGCAACAGAAGCATATAACCGCCAAATTTGTCCCACATATACACCCATTCAGTATCAATTGCTTCTTCTAAAGCTAAAATACGTGCATGGGCACACATATTCCTCCGGTAATCTACATTTGCCAGGGACTGAGGACAAATTATTAAACAGTCTTTTACTCCACAAAAAAAAGATCCTGCAGCAATTTCTTCGTTTCTCAAACGATCTCTCAGCTTCATAACATCAGCCCTAGGAAGCACAAAGTTCCCAGCCCTGTCCAATGTAAGAGCAGGATCTCCAACCAAAAGAGCAGCAGAGCTTGCAGACCTCTGAGGCGCTGAGTAAGTCCCAGATATAGCATTCCGAGTCTGAGAGCAAACATACCATTAACATTACAGAAACAACAAAGACCATACTGCTATTATGTACAGATCCTAGACATGGTTTAAAAAGATTCTAATCGCAATGGATAATCCTGTCTACAAATAACGAGCTTCTGAGATAGATATATAATATCTTACCAGTAGCAATTTTACATAAATCCCAAGGTATACAATGGCAGAACTATAACAGAACTTGGCTGCGCTGGATTAAGCATGAACAATTCTAATAGATCTCAGCATCAGGTGCTAATAAGCAAGCAAACTAGAGACTGGTGGAAACTGTTTTCTAACTAAAATGGAGAAATGTACAAAAGCATGCACACAAATAACTTATGTTAAATATCTTAataatacaaatacaaataaaCATACTTTATTAGCGGACCGTGACATTGCCTGCACAACTGTATCCTTGCTGAGAAAATGAATAGCATCCTCCATCATctgattgatttttttaaaaaaattattaatgAAATCATATATCAGAAAGGGAACACGAAATCCTTCTAGTTTTAGCTGCAGAAAAGTACGAACCTTAAGAGTCAGGCATGGTCTGGAAACAGCAAAACCAAAAGCAACTACAAGAGTAGTAGCAGAAACGCCAGCCCCAACAAACGGTGGATTCATTATTATACTAGCAATAACACCCCAAACTTCAGTTGCCAATGCAATCCCGTACAGAATAAGGAAGGCGTAGCTGTAAAAGAATTAATGTtagagcatgttctcaactgacAATAGAACTTTAGGATGGGACAGAACAGAGAGAGAAACACATTATGACCAATCCTGGAAATAGGTAGCACAAGAAAGGATGTATCTGTACCTAACATTTTTAGCAGAGTCTGCATGAGCATCATAAACATAGACAGGCAATACTCTTGGCGAATACACTACAATTGGTGGAGATAGGAGGACCTGAGAAGGGCACACCCGTTCAGAATTAGAAGAAAATGCTACAGTATAATCAGCACATATCAGAACTAGCAAGCGATTGCCAACAGTTGTCTAGCATGTGCCAAAACTTACAGTCAAAGCCCTTCCTGTGAGAAGAAATATAAATGAGAAATAACCTATAGATGCTCCAACGAAAGGCTTTCCTGCAAAGTTCATAAGACAAATAAATACAAGACTAAATGATAGCAGTAACTCAAACCAATaaacaaagttgaaaaaaaaaaggacagatGACATCAAAGGAAGAACATCAGTCACCATGAAATAAACCCATCAGGAAAGCAGCCAAGGCTAGGAGAAAAGCAATAGAACAAACAAGCAGCATCTGAGTCCTTGTTAAGTAGAAGTTGTTAGATGTCCAGTAGTGGATGACCCCAATAACGAACACAAGGAACAGAATGGCTAGGAGGCAAGCAACTCCAACCTGTATAAAGATGACACAGGAATTATGCATATTGTAATTGAATGCTAGTTTCCGAGGTCACATAAACTTTACTTACAGTCCAGGGCCTGATTGTGACAATAACAGCTGCAACTGCACCAAATAAAAGCAACATTCCCATGCTAATAAAAAGGTAAACGCCGCGAGAAATCTTCCAATCATCATCCTTCCTGAAATTATTGGCAATTTGATCTCAGTGGATCAGAAATATGGAGGGGAATAAAATGCTAAAGATGATCCTTTTTGTACCATTTGTACAGCCCAGTGAACAGTGAGAAAAATGCAGGAATGCAAAGCAAGGGAAGTAATGCTGCAAGGAAATCAGCCTTCAGAGGAACACCATCCTCTCGTGAATTTACTACTCCCCAGTAAGATGCACCACAAAATGATACAAGAACAGCTGCAGAAAAGTGTGACTTAGAATCAGTTATCTGAAGATGTAGGCTGCAATAtgttacatcgaatattcaaAGTAAATTTTGAACAAGATCAAATAGAACATACTTGCAAAGAGGCCAACACATATAGCTGATGAAGGTGAAAACCGGTATGTGGCAAACCAAGCAACAATAGGTATCAACCCCATGGTAAGAACAGCAATTGCTGACGATAACGCCCATCCAAGATACATTGATGTTGCATACGGAGAATAGAAACTGTTCTTATCAGCATCCCAGCCTTTGTAGCCTAAAGCGTCTAAAGGCTTCGCTGATACTATTGCACCAAGGCCAATAACTGATGCAATGAAAACAGCTATGCTGATAGCAAAGAGAGCCCTCTGAaaccagaaaaagaaaaggataagaaACAGTAAcatatttttcttaattaccATTATTGGATGGTTGAAATGCATTCTACATTATCAATAACAATCTTAGTAAAATCTGCACTACAAAATTAGGCTGCAATGTTCTATATTAGATGTGTTAAAAACATGATGAAGCCATGCCGATATGACTAAGACCATATGGGAAATATTGACTTAGAATACACATAATCCGGTAATTAGAGCTTGCAACACGAGACTGGGTTGCGATTCAGATTACCCTTCTGACTGAACAAAGAGATTGACTAGATTAATGCCACACTTACTTAtccaaatgaaaagaaaatgccAAGTTGCAAATTGCAAAATTCAGAAGGAACTGAACAACAAACCTCTTTCTTTCCTGGAGCGTGACTAACATTTTCACGACTATCAATCTCCCTTCCAGGAATCCAGAAACGGTAACCATTACGGATCCATATGGGAATAGCAAATGAGAGGCAAGCCACCATAAGTGGTACTGTGAGAGACAAGCCCAATATAACTGATGACTTGCTGCAGAGTAAAAAAGATGACTTCCAGATCAGAATACATATGtttcacccaaaaaaaaaatgtattaaTTGATTGAAGATATCAAGCTGATTAAGAAGTCATAAAATTGTAAGCCAGAAATACACAGGAAGATTTGCATAATTCAGAGAAGGAAACATTTCAACTTTTCAGGAGGTATGTGTATTGTCCATTTTTCAACAAAAGAACAATAAAACTAGACATTTATGTTAAACAAATATACGCTTAAAAACTATATTACTGATCATatgcataaaaataatttaaactgAAAGATTCTAAAAGAATTAGATGGTGATGACATTCAACCAGTGCAGAACAGACTTCAGTTATTGTTGAGATAATTTATTTGCATACTAGACATGATATTCCATTTTTCTCGTTCTATAAATATGGTAATTTGAAATTGTTTCTCCTAAATTAAATGTAGGCAATTCAATAAGAATTTCAAAAATTAGCTCGTGtggtactccctctgtttgAATTGTAAGGTTTATTTCGTTTCATTAGGACAAACATTTGACCAACAATTACTCTATTAGTACATAAGTTTGTGACATAGTTGATGACATTAGTTTTAAGAATCTAAACATATTGGTCTCGTCTGTTGCCAACTAAAGAATGGTATATCTTCACATTTTCTACTTTTGGTTCTGAGTTTAGAGTATAGCTTACTTTTATGTTCTAAAAAATCTAAATAGGTAAGTCCCTTCTGTTTGCTTGCCACAAAGGCACTTCTGATGTTTAGATCTGAGAGCTTACCTTTTATGCTCCAAAAAACACATTTTCACTAATAACAACCACAACAGTCCATTCTACAGACATAATAAGTCACATGGCTCCACTGTGCAGAAACCAAGCTACAGCATTGCATAATGAGCTAGATAATGCAATACTAAAATGACAATATGTTATAACATAAAAGACTAAATCAAATGATTAGACGAACAAAATATTGCTATGCATATATAACTTGATGTCCTCGTGTAAATATATAATCAATTAGATAAGGCACAAAAGGCTAATTGGTATTTATATTAACTAGAACCCTAATAGTAAATGATGCATCAGATATGAGAAAGTATATGTACCTTAAGAAAGAGAGAAACAAACCAACACATGTACTAAGCAGCCACGCAATGAAACCATACTGAGAAAGAAAGGCAAAGTTGTTATTGTTAAGATCagtaatatttaaaataatagCAACAAATACAACATTGTATTTTAAGGAAACTAAAGCACAGATCATAAATAGAATTTACAGCTGGCAAGGATTTTACACACGGAATTAGATGTTTGAGCACATCTAGCTCCCAGGTAAAggtattcttttttttccattacGTAGCGATTGTAGCCCACACAGGTAAAGGTATTACTACAGAAACATATTCATTGAGTCACATCCCATACAGGAATTTTCCTTTTCCCATTATCATATAGTATTCATGTTCCATTACATAGAAGCAACTCATAGTAAATGTTTAAACAGAAACAGTATTAAGCACTTGTAGAATATGGCAAAATTTGAAATTATATTAATGAAAAAATATTTACTGGTATGCCAAATAGTGAACTTTTTATTTTAGCGCATATCACCTTCCGCGGTTTGGATGTCATCATCATGTCTTCAGCACGCAGAGACCAAATGAATGCCATGATGGAGCAGACAACTGGTGACAGAAGCAGTATCGAGAAACCAAATTCAAACTGCCAAATTAAGATAAAATCTCTATTGGTCAAACTAATAGTgaacctttcaaaaaaaaattacagtgCGCTGCAACAAAGTTACCTGTTCATGTGTTGCATTTATCACCTTGATGGTCTCTGGTCGATGGATAGCCACAATCGAAGTCTCTATGATGAACAATATAGTGAAAACAATAAAAGCACGCACTGGAGAGCCAGCTAATTGATGGAATATTAGCCTTGAAATGTTCAACCATTTTTCTAAACCACTTCTCCTAAGTTCTTCTGACAGAGAGATCTGATTTGCAATAGTGGTATCCAGTCTGTCTGAATCAGTAGCTGTGACATCTACATCATCTTGATGCTCTCTGTCTGCATCCAAGCTGCTTCTCTGTAGCAAAGCTAATATCCGTGGATCCATAACTTTGTCTTTCAGCATGTAGGAAAAATTTGGATCCAGCCCTTTATCCTGAAGAAGATTAGCTAGTTCTACATCTCCAAGTCCACCGTTCTTTCTTAGCATAGATGAAATCCTTGGGTCATTTAATCTGTCCTGAAATATTGCTGCTAGGTTCAAATCCAATAGCTGTTGATTACCTGAGGCGGTAGCTGATCCACTAGACTCACAACCATGACTTTCCAAACCACTGCTAGAACAAACAACAAGTGAAGCACTGGGCTCTCCATGCCTATCTGCTGTAACTATGGCAGTTTCAGAGTCTTGTACAGCAGAGAGGCATGAATTACTCCGATGAGCTAAACTTGCACGTCCACTATCTATGTTCTTGTCAGAGCTCCGGCCTTCTTGACAACTATTGGATCGATCAAAAGGGATACTGTTCCAATTGACACCATCGCTTTGTGAATTGCTTCTGTACATAGAATCAGTTGCATTACCATTTTGACCAGCTTCAACACTACCACTACTACGCTTCACACTAGAGCCACAACCTTCTGATGAATTTGAAGAGCTATTCTGTCCTTTCCTTCGAAATCCCTCCCGCAGCTTTATAACTGTACTTCTTAGAGCGTCTATCCTTGCAACTGAGGGGTTTGAAATAGAAAGCCAGCAAGAGACAGCAGCAGACAAAAGCACAGATGCTACAAAAGCATAACTGATGCAATGGCCAAGGTACCTAATGTAACACCTCTAGTTAGCAAATAGGTAGAAGAATGCTAGGTCTTAAATGTGTTCTGATACAAAAGGACAAAGATGATTACAAACCAGTAATGCACTCCAAAGGATATAAGAAAAGCCCTTGATGTTCCAGCCACAAATAATACTATCATCCGACTTTTAAGAAGCTCAAATCTAAATGAACACAAGCCAAGATTCCAGTCtgcagaaaagaaaataagaagtcAAGAAACAGATACAGAGCACACAATCATTGATGCAAGTAAAAAAGTCAAAAACATTACCAAGAATCACCACTGCAACTGAAGTTAAAGCACCCAGCCAACGAGCTTCTTTTGAGGTAAGACCATACAAGATAGAATAGagaacaagcacaagcagtGAGCAAATGTAGAGAAGCCCTAAATGCTTGACCCTGCAGTTCCAGGTTACAAAATGTGAACGTTTTATCAAATTGAGAAGAGAGAGATAATACAAAGAGAGACATGTGGCTTAGTTGAGTTGGAAGCACACTGCAGATAGCAATTTAGGATTCCCACCATTTCGCAATATAACTATATAAGTCCAAGCACATGATGCACAGACCAAAAAACACAACAGTGAAATGGTAACAAGTTTTGGACTTCTCTTCTAATCTTAAATGGTGAATAGTTCGATTACTAAATCATCATATCCTTTGGTGGGGTTAGGTGGAAACTTTGTAAAAGTTACACTTGATTTTGTCATCAGTTGACATACATTGTGGAAAAACTATTGCCCCAACAATGAACTCATTACTCATTAGTATAACAGTATTAGTATGTATAGAAAACATACAACATTGTATGTTTaagaaaggaaaaacaaaaaaaagaaattaccTGCTGGATTTTGTCATGTATAACTCACTAGGATCTGGTGGATCAGGAGAGCATGAAACAGGAGCCACTTCAACACAGTCAGAATAGGCAAATTTGTACGACCTCCTCACATATTCATCAACATCAAATCCACTTACTGTACAAAAGTGTGCAAAAAGGTGAGCTGAACCAGGTTCCATATTAATGAGTGACAGATACTCATAACAAGTGATAATAGAACATCAGAAGCTTTACCATTAAACAGTATTTTACATATAAAGAGCATGTTGATGGCCAATGATATTGCAGACACCCCAAAGAAGAACCCCGATGGAGAATTAAGCTCAGAAGCACTAGCACCAGCTGTAACATAAACAGCACAAAATTCATAGGCACAAAGTAGTCCTACTGCCAGGAGGAGAAGATAAGCAACAGCCTCTGCAACGAACATGTCATTAGTTAATACAACCAGACCAATATAATGAAGAAGATAACAGtgtggccaaaaaaaaaaagtgaagaaACACCTTGATGCCTGGAAAAACTAATGAAAACCCTACAGAACTGCATTTTAGAAAAGTTTAAACAATACTGGTAATTGAACAGGAAAACCCCCAAGGACTTAAAAGTCTTAAGTCTTTATGCATAGCTGAGTGTGTCATTCATTACTTTTGTTGCAAAATCTCACAGAGCAATCTCTGATGATACTGAACATGTTTTCAACAGTTTTCTTTGTAATTCAAATTTCTGAGGTAACAAATTTCTCGGTAAAAAAATTATAGATAAACACCAATTATCAAAATATAATAATAGTGAATTATGAATAGCTCAGTTGGCTGGGGGTCTGGGTGTACACCTCCACCGCCCAGGTTCAAACCTTCTTCCACTCGAatctgggtgcctatttcttcttattCCTATTTCTTCTTATTTACAATGCCACCTAATTCCTCCTTGGTTGGTTGAGTTTTTTAATCCATGAACCCATGACCAGCAAGTAAGTGTGgacataaaaaatattattacatGGATTCTAATCTTCTAGAGAAATAAATGCTAAATTAATCAAGACAAAGAACAGATAACGTACTTGAGCTTTGCCATTGTGTTCTCCACCAGAGCATTATAGAGTAGAATGACAAAAGCAAAGCAACACCCGCCATTATAACAGCTAAACCAATTATGTTCCTTTCCAGAAGAGCGATAAGGATGCTCCCCCACACAAGCAGAACTGCTATAGGGGAAATGACAACAAGCCATGCAAAAAGAGTCAAAAAGCTGCAGAGTGTGCTTAGTTGAGGTCCTTGCACATATGTTGGCCATTTCCTTGCATATATCCAACTGAGTAACAAAAGAGAGGGGGAAAACATTAACAAGCAATAAAAATAGCAGGATATTGGTTAAGCTCAATTGAGAAAAATACAAATACTTGGCAGCATACCTGTATAACCTCCATGGCCTCCAATTCACAGCCCATAGGACCCAAAAGCTGAGAGCGCTAAGGACAGCAAAGAGAAACCCACAGATGCTGCATGCCAAAACAACTCCATGgtgtccctcctcttccatCATCCCCCTTTGCAATCACCTTCTGTAGGCTGAAATCATGGATGACCTGCTATAAAAGGTATAACGTAAGAAGTCTAATAATTACATGACCAATCACCGCTAAAAGCCACTCCAGCATGCAGTTCAATATTAactaatcaatcaatcaatcccAAGCTATATGGTAATGCTTTTAGCTGATCATAGTAGCAAATGCTAACGCATTGCCATATACAGAGCATTGACAGTTGTGTATGTACCAAACAGGCAATCAGTCACCAAATCCCCAAAGGCCCAAAGTACCAATATGGGAATTTACTGAGGGGTTGCATTTCTCCTGAGTAATCATTGTGGATGGCTTGATCTCTCAAGCTACAAATCCTGCTGTGTCCATATTTGTTTGTGGATAGGATGGCCAATTGATTTAAGCTTCAGTGGTATTGGGACAATGACTGTATTTTGTATGTTTCTTATGTTAATGCACTCATAGATCTTCAAAGCTTCAACGTAAATATAATTAATGATTTTTATGTGATATTGTCGGTACATTGTTAATGTGCTCTCCTAGATCTTCAAAGCAAATGTGTAGCTATTTTGAAAGTTTTTTGTGTGCTGGGCTGCAGGTGCCAGTGTTCCACGACTGTCAAAAAAATAAGTTGTGTAATGAGTTACCTTAATTTTCTTTCTTGGTTAATCTTCCACGATTTATGCTAAATTGAATTCTGGTGGTTTTCCCATAGTCGTGTAACTGTTTTAATATGACTACTGAACAGGTACTTCAATAACTTTGGAGTAGCGAGGGATCTTGGTTGGTAAACCAGGAAATCTGCATGCACATACACGTACGCACCCATGTATTTCCCCGTAGGAAAATCAATCTAAACCTCTCATGGTATCACATTCACATGGTTTACAGGTTAAAAGTAAACCATGTTAATGGTTTAACTCAACCTACATGATTTGGTGCTTGCTTATCTGTTGGCTACATGACTTTGGATTATTTTGCATTTGGTTGAACTGGAGGTATTTTGCCGATTCATTTCCAGTAAGAATGAATCTGTAAGTTTATGGACACAAAAACTGTATTCTGTGACGAGTTTGTTTTGCTTGTCCCATCTTTAGTCCACACCAGTTCAAATCTGGTTCCAGACACAAGAAAAGGGATCTGTTGAATAGCTATGGTTTGAATGTTTGATACAAATTAGAAATCACTCAAGACGGAGTTGGTTGCTTTTTTGCAGAGAGAAGTCATAAAATAGCTTTCATTTTAATTGAATTTGCAGTTAATTGCGCCAATGCTACTATACTTAACACGAAATTCCTGTGGTTTCAGTTTAGTCTTTCCTAGTTGGAGGCCCCAATTCGAGCTTTCCTAATTAGTAGACTTACCGTGGATCTGTAGTTGGTGCAAATTTAGGTTCAATACTTTCTTTGTAAATGAACACTGTTTTTAGGGGGTTATGTTGGACTTCCTTAAAATATTCAGTACATTCCTTTCCAATTCTAGATTCTGGTAATGAGACCCTGAAGTCATGTCCATATAGGAACCATGGGGGCGCGACAGGATTTCCAAAACCTTTCATCATCAAATCGAAACATCTAACTGCCAGCTCTACCAAGGAGAAGAAACGCCAACCATCTCGATACCACACCATTCGACTGAAAGAGAGGGATTATGATTCCACGCCATGGGCGGAGCCAGTATAGGACATGCACATCCTTGCAATTGGGTCAGATCCGAGTAGAAACAACTTGCTTAGGGTTTGGGGGGCTCGGTCTCGCAGAGCAGGAAGGGAAGCGACGCGAAGGAG is a genomic window containing:
- the LOC117838131 gene encoding calpain-type cysteine protease DEK1; amino-acid sequence: MMEEEGHHGVVLACSICGFLFAVLSALSFWVLWAVNWRPWRLYSWIYARKWPTYVQGPQLSTLCSFLTLFAWLVVISPIAVLLVWGSILIALLERNIIGLAVIMAGVALLLSFYSIMLWWRTQWQSSKAVAYLLLLAVGLLCAYEFCAVYVTAGASASELNSPSGFFFGVSAISLAINMLFICKILFNVSGFDVDEYVRRSYKFAYSDCVEVAPVSCSPDPPDPSELYMTKSSRVKHLGLLYICSLLVLVLYSILYGLTSKEARWLGALTSVAVVILDWNLGLCSFRFELLKSRMIVLFVAGTSRAFLISFGVHYWYLGHCISYAFVASVLLSAAVSCWLSISNPSVARIDALRSTVIKLREGFRRKGQNSSSNSSEGCGSSVKRSSGSVEAGQNGNATDSMYRSNSQSDGVNWNSIPFDRSNSCQEGRSSDKNIDSGRASLAHRSNSCLSAVQDSETAIVTADRHGEPSASLVVCSSSGLESHGCESSGSATASGNQQLLDLNLAAIFQDRLNDPRISSMLRKNGGLGDVELANLLQDKGLDPNFSYMLKDKVMDPRILALLQRSSLDADREHQDDVDVTATDSDRLDTTIANQISLSEELRRSGLEKWLNISRLIFHQLAGSPVRAFIVFTILFIIETSIVAIHRPETIKVINATHEQFEFGFSILLLSPVVCSIMAFIWSLRAEDMMMTSKPRKYGFIAWLLSTCVGLFLSFLSKSSVILGLSLTVPLMVACLSFAIPIWIRNGYRFWIPGREIDSRENVSHAPGKKERALFAISIAVFIASVIGLGAIVSAKPLDALGYKGWDADKNSFYSPYATSMYLGWALSSAIAVLTMGLIPIVAWFATYRFSPSSAICVGLFATVLVSFCGASYWGVVNSREDGVPLKADFLAALLPLLCIPAFFSLFTGLYKWKDDDWKISRGVYLFISMGMLLLFGAVAAVIVTIRPWTVGVACLLAILFLVFVIGVIHYWTSNNFYLTRTQMLLVCSIAFLLALAAFLMGLFHGKPFVGASIGYFSFIFLLTGRALTVLLSPPIVVYSPRVLPVYVYDAHADSAKNVSYAFLILYGIALATEVWGVIASIIMNPPFVGAGVSATTLVVAFGFAVSRPCLTLKMMEDAIHFLSKDTVVQAMSRSANKTRNAISGTYSAPQRSASSAALLVGDPALTLDRAGNFVLPRADVMKLRDRLRNEEIAAGSFFCGVKDCLIICPQSLANVDYRRNMCAHARILALEEAIDTEWVYMWDKFGGYMLLLLGLTAKAEQIQDEVRLRLFLDSIGLSDLSAKEIKKWMPEDRRQFELIQESYIREKEMEEEALMQRREEEGKGRERRRALLEREERKWKELEISLLSSIPNTGSRDAAAMAAAVRAVGGDSALEDSFARDRVSSIANHIRKAQLSRRAEQTGIPGTVCILDDEPRSTGRHCGELDSCLCQSQKVTLSIAVMVQPVSGPVCLFGSEFQKKVCWEILVAGSEQGMEAGQVGLRLVTKGERMTTVAKEWNIGSLSIADGRWHLVTVTIDADLGEATSFIDGVYDGYQNGLPLPTINGIWEPGTDIWVGARPPIDLDAFGRSDSEGSDSKMQIMDAFLWGRCLSEDEVAALHTAISPAEHGFFDLGAGDAWHGSYSARVDDWESEEAYELYDQGDVEWDGQYSSGRKRPVHDAVAIDIDSFARRPRKPRFETQDEVNQRMLSVERAVRDALVAKGERNFTDQEFPPDDRSLFVDPTDPPLKLQVVSEWMRPSDIAKEISINSQPCLFSGSVNSSDVCQGRLGDCWFLSAVAVLTEASRISEVIITPEYNEEGIYTVRFCIQGEWVAVVVDDWIPCESPGKPAFATSKKQNELWVSILEKAYAKLHGSYEALEGGLVQDALVDLTGGAGEEIDMRSPQAQIDLASGRLWSQLLYFKQEGFLLGAGSPSGSDVHVSSSGIVQGHAYSILQVREVDGHKLIQIRNPWANEVEWNGPWSDSSPEWTERMKHKLMHVPQAKNGVFWMSWQDFQIHFRSIYVCRVYPPEMRYSVHGQWRGYSAGGCQDFDSWHQNPQYRLRVTGRDALYPVHVFITLTQGVGFSRKTNGFRNYQSSHDSSMFYIGIRILKTQGCRAAYNIYMHESAGGTDYVNSREISCELVLDPYPKGYTIVPSTIHPGEEAPFVLSVFSKAPIKLEAI